The following coding sequences are from one Corallococcus caeni window:
- a CDS encoding sialidase family protein, with translation MGWAALTGLLLAGMTAATPPTAIPVRGGNALTLPAHRHIVRVSRSEGSVLLAAVQQGGQDGHGLRLFRSDNGGGSWKQEGVIHDGSTYDRADLVAVGRDVALVYAVETPDSQGIGGSTSRDVYFQWWRYSASRNHWLPDKPVRVFDSTSSSTAYYRAELARDSKGRFWVQAFFREKDASNTLAISVSSDGGSTFRTQSALARDISKRGGGRLISLGSRLMMLWSSHDGHDTTHYRIRDDSAAVSTWSSTRTAFSDGIYHGAAMSAVADGNGGLHLVYKDNSERLMYRRFNGSSFGSAVRVLEDGDWATQPALVRAGSSLYLFYNQPRSDGSGYRLWVRALSSSGKAGAGKELASVSGFAGYPAAPDVLPSGVPLVCFFGIEPSSGSSYRLSFFSTSASSLKSQAVAAKQAPSDDARERERFTATGGSGFEPPQDPGALASAATSSSQQAMAAGCGGASAMLAVGMTFILMEWGRRRRTRVLPG, from the coding sequence ATGGGTTGGGCAGCACTCACAGGGCTCTTGCTGGCGGGCATGACGGCGGCGACACCGCCCACGGCCATCCCGGTGCGGGGAGGCAACGCGCTGACGTTGCCCGCGCACCGGCACATCGTGCGCGTGTCCCGCAGTGAGGGCTCCGTGCTGCTCGCGGCCGTGCAGCAGGGCGGACAGGACGGGCACGGCCTGCGCCTGTTCCGCAGCGACAACGGCGGCGGCAGCTGGAAGCAGGAGGGCGTCATCCACGACGGCTCCACCTACGACCGCGCGGACCTGGTGGCGGTGGGCAGGGACGTGGCGCTCGTCTACGCGGTGGAGACGCCGGACAGCCAGGGCATCGGCGGCTCCACGTCCCGCGACGTGTACTTCCAGTGGTGGCGCTACAGCGCGTCCCGGAACCACTGGCTGCCGGACAAGCCCGTGCGCGTCTTCGACTCCACCAGCTCCAGCACCGCGTACTACCGCGCGGAGCTGGCGCGCGACTCCAAGGGCCGCTTCTGGGTGCAGGCCTTCTTCCGGGAGAAGGACGCCAGCAACACGCTGGCCATCTCCGTGAGCAGCGACGGCGGCTCCACCTTCCGCACGCAGTCCGCGCTCGCGCGTGACATCTCCAAGCGCGGCGGCGGGCGGCTCATCAGCCTGGGCAGCCGGCTGATGATGCTGTGGAGCTCGCACGACGGCCACGACACCACGCACTACCGGATCCGCGACGACAGCGCGGCCGTGTCCACCTGGTCCTCCACGCGCACGGCCTTCTCCGACGGCATCTACCACGGCGCCGCGATGAGCGCGGTGGCGGACGGCAATGGCGGCCTGCACCTGGTCTACAAGGACAACTCCGAACGGCTGATGTACCGCCGCTTCAACGGCTCCAGCTTCGGCTCCGCGGTGAGGGTGCTGGAGGACGGGGACTGGGCCACGCAGCCCGCGCTCGTGCGCGCGGGCAGCAGCCTGTACCTCTTCTACAACCAGCCGCGCAGCGACGGCTCCGGCTACCGGCTGTGGGTCCGCGCGCTGTCCTCCAGCGGCAAGGCGGGGGCGGGCAAGGAGCTGGCGTCGGTGTCCGGCTTCGCGGGCTACCCGGCGGCGCCGGACGTGCTGCCCTCGGGCGTGCCGCTGGTGTGCTTCTTCGGCATTGAGCCGTCCTCCGGCTCCAGCTACCGGCTGTCCTTCTTCTCCACCAGCGCGTCGTCGCTCAAGTCCCAGGCCGTCGCGGCGAAGCAGGCCCCGTCCGACGACGCGCGGGAGCGCGAGCGGTTCACCGCCACCGGCGGCTCCGGGTTCGAGCCCCCACAGGACCCCGGCGCGCTGGCGAGCGCCGCGACGAGCTCCTCCCAGCAGGCGATGGCCGCCGGGTGTGGCGGTGCCAGCGCGATGCTCGCGGTGGGCATGACGTTCATCCTGATGGAGTGGGGCCGCCGCCGGCGCACCCGGGTCCTGCCCGGCTAG
- a CDS encoding DHA2 family efflux MFS transporter permease subunit — translation MSVSTATASTGPSHTSSSRGTRLASIAVASALFMEFLDSTALSTALPTLSVAFGTDPVHLKLALTSYILALAVLAPASGWIADRFGPRRVFMTAMVVFLAGSVLCGFSQSLAQLVASRTLQGLGGALMTPVGRLIVVNSAPREKLVSAMSWFTMPALVGPLLGPPLAGFILAVADWPWIFFINVPVGLLGMWAVARFVPPLKQPDPGPFDTKGFAIAVVAITALMGAAETVGIGLVPWPAQVGITLVALGALAAYVRHALRTPRPVLNLRLFQVDTFRASMLGGALVRIGLGATPFLLPLLFQVALGWGPLEAGLVTIGTGLGAFMCKPVAPALIRRVGFRQTLIASNLLTAALTAVPAFFGLGTPIPFIIVTLVCSGFMRSLQFTATNTVAYADLPREAVSNGSTIAVVTQQMALSVGISFGGLMLHVARGGGDVRLTPDRFVLPFLAIGMVSSLAGPLFRRLRPDAGEHIGGRAAARG, via the coding sequence GTGTCCGTTTCCACCGCGACTGCTTCCACCGGACCTTCCCACACGTCCTCCTCCCGAGGCACCCGGCTGGCCTCCATCGCGGTCGCCAGCGCGCTGTTCATGGAGTTCCTGGACTCCACGGCGCTGTCCACCGCGCTGCCCACGCTGTCCGTGGCGTTCGGCACGGACCCCGTCCACCTCAAGCTCGCGCTGACGTCGTACATCCTGGCGCTGGCGGTGCTCGCGCCCGCGAGCGGGTGGATCGCCGACCGCTTCGGCCCGCGCCGCGTCTTCATGACCGCCATGGTCGTGTTCCTCGCGGGCTCCGTGCTGTGCGGCTTCTCCCAGTCGCTCGCGCAGCTCGTCGCCTCCCGCACGCTCCAGGGGCTGGGCGGCGCGCTGATGACGCCCGTGGGCCGGCTCATCGTCGTCAACTCGGCGCCGCGCGAGAAGCTGGTGTCCGCGATGAGCTGGTTCACCATGCCCGCGCTGGTGGGGCCGCTGTTGGGGCCGCCGCTCGCGGGCTTCATCCTGGCCGTCGCGGACTGGCCGTGGATCTTCTTCATCAACGTGCCGGTGGGCCTCTTGGGCATGTGGGCCGTGGCGCGCTTCGTGCCTCCGCTGAAGCAGCCGGACCCCGGCCCCTTCGACACGAAGGGCTTCGCCATCGCCGTGGTCGCCATCACCGCGCTGATGGGCGCGGCGGAGACGGTGGGCATCGGCCTGGTGCCGTGGCCCGCGCAGGTGGGCATCACGCTGGTCGCGCTCGGGGCGCTGGCCGCCTACGTGCGGCACGCGCTGCGCACGCCGCGCCCGGTGCTCAACCTGCGCCTGTTCCAGGTGGACACCTTCCGCGCCAGCATGTTGGGCGGCGCGCTGGTGCGCATCGGCCTGGGGGCGACGCCCTTCCTCCTGCCGCTGCTCTTCCAGGTGGCCCTGGGCTGGGGGCCGCTGGAGGCGGGGCTCGTCACCATCGGCACGGGGCTGGGCGCCTTCATGTGCAAGCCGGTGGCGCCCGCGCTCATCCGCCGCGTGGGCTTCCGCCAGACGCTCATCGCCTCCAACCTGCTCACCGCCGCGCTGACGGCCGTGCCCGCCTTCTTCGGGCTGGGGACGCCCATCCCGTTCATCATCGTCACGCTCGTGTGCAGCGGCTTCATGCGCTCCCTGCAGTTCACCGCCACCAACACGGTGGCCTACGCGGACCTCCCCCGGGAGGCGGTGAGCAACGGCTCCACCATCGCCGTGGTGACGCAGCAGATGGCGCTGAGCGTGGGCATCAGCTTCGGCGGCCTGATGCTCCACGTGGCGCGCGGCGGCGGTGACGTGCGCCTGACGCCGGACCGCTTCGTCCTGCCGTTCCTCGCCATCGGCATGGTGTCGTCGCTGGCCGGGCCGCTCTTCCGCCGGCTGCGCCCGGACGCGGGCGAACACATCGGCGGCAGGGCCGCGGCGCGCGGCTGA
- a CDS encoding M3 family metallopeptidase, with product MARVAANSAKPQVAPTKGSEPLAGTPDAFKALCKADLERAQAQVAALKKLDPKTNSQGVLKAYDEAQTALINAANRSSLTHEVHPDAAMRDASRECEQQVDAANVALSQDRGVYDALSLVDLSKADAPTQYWMSRTLLDFRRAGVDRDEATRAQVKTLNEEILKLGQQFGQNIAEDTRSVAFTPKDLDGLPEDYKKAHAPGADGKVVITSNYPDYFPFMTYAKNAKAREKLWRTYRQRAFPKNQAVLAQLIEKRDALAKLLGYDNYAAFTTETRMTRTQQAAADFIDQLAQATEARAKKEMADLLARKKKDVKGATAVEPWDQDYYEDRLRAEKFGFDSQAVRPYLEYARVKDGVMGITSSLWGVAFQPVKDAKTWHADVEAYDVVDNGKPLGRIYLDMHPRDDKYKHAAQFDLVTGEEGKRLPEGVLVCNFPRPGDLMTHDEVETFFHEFGHLMHAIFSGHQKWTPISGISTERDFVETPSMLLQQWAEQPEVLKSFAKHHESNEPIPAELVEKLRASKEFGLGLYARRQLFLSAVSLQYYSRAPGFDTSAVLSELQKKLSPFRHEFRDGTHFELAFGHLDGYSAAYYTYLWSSVIAKDLESKFQEAGYLDRDTAMHYRKTVLEPGGSKPAAELVKDFLGRPYAFEAYRAYLDGAPKTTGTAKETK from the coding sequence ATGGCCCGCGTGGCCGCAAACTCGGCGAAGCCCCAGGTGGCACCCACCAAGGGCTCGGAGCCGCTGGCCGGCACGCCGGACGCCTTCAAGGCCCTGTGCAAGGCGGACCTGGAGCGCGCGCAGGCGCAGGTGGCCGCGCTGAAGAAGCTGGACCCCAAGACGAACAGCCAGGGCGTCCTCAAGGCGTACGACGAGGCGCAGACGGCGCTCATCAACGCGGCCAACCGCTCCAGCCTCACGCACGAGGTGCACCCGGACGCCGCCATGCGCGACGCGTCCCGCGAGTGCGAGCAGCAGGTGGACGCGGCCAACGTGGCGCTGTCACAGGACCGCGGCGTCTATGACGCGCTGTCGCTGGTGGACCTGTCCAAGGCGGACGCGCCCACGCAGTACTGGATGAGCCGCACGCTGCTGGACTTCCGCCGCGCGGGCGTGGACCGCGATGAAGCCACGCGCGCCCAGGTGAAGACGCTCAACGAGGAGATCCTCAAGCTGGGCCAGCAGTTCGGGCAGAACATCGCGGAGGACACGCGCAGCGTGGCCTTCACGCCCAAGGACCTGGACGGCCTGCCGGAGGACTACAAGAAGGCGCACGCGCCCGGCGCGGACGGCAAGGTGGTCATCACCAGCAACTACCCGGACTACTTCCCGTTCATGACGTACGCGAAGAACGCGAAGGCGCGCGAGAAGCTGTGGCGCACCTACCGCCAGCGCGCGTTCCCCAAGAACCAGGCGGTGCTCGCGCAGCTCATCGAGAAGCGCGACGCGCTGGCGAAGCTCCTGGGCTACGACAACTACGCGGCCTTCACGACCGAAACGCGCATGACGCGCACGCAGCAGGCGGCGGCGGACTTCATCGACCAGCTGGCGCAGGCCACGGAGGCCCGCGCGAAGAAGGAGATGGCGGACCTGCTGGCGCGCAAGAAGAAGGACGTGAAGGGCGCCACCGCGGTGGAGCCCTGGGACCAGGACTACTACGAGGACCGGCTGCGCGCGGAGAAGTTCGGGTTCGACTCGCAGGCGGTGCGGCCCTACCTGGAGTACGCGCGCGTGAAGGACGGCGTGATGGGCATCACCTCCAGCCTGTGGGGGGTGGCCTTCCAGCCGGTGAAGGACGCGAAGACGTGGCACGCCGACGTGGAGGCGTACGACGTGGTGGACAACGGCAAGCCGCTAGGCCGCATCTACCTGGACATGCACCCGCGCGACGACAAGTACAAGCACGCGGCGCAGTTCGACCTCGTCACGGGTGAGGAGGGCAAGCGGCTGCCGGAGGGCGTGCTGGTGTGCAACTTCCCGCGCCCCGGCGACCTGATGACGCACGACGAGGTGGAGACGTTCTTCCACGAGTTCGGCCACCTGATGCACGCCATCTTCTCCGGCCACCAGAAGTGGACGCCCATCTCCGGCATCTCCACGGAGCGCGACTTCGTGGAGACGCCGTCCATGCTGCTGCAGCAGTGGGCGGAGCAGCCGGAGGTGCTCAAGAGCTTCGCCAAGCACCACGAGTCCAACGAGCCCATCCCCGCGGAGCTGGTGGAGAAGCTGCGCGCGTCGAAGGAGTTCGGCCTGGGCCTGTACGCGCGCCGCCAGCTGTTCCTGTCCGCGGTGAGCCTCCAGTACTACTCGCGCGCGCCGGGCTTCGACACGTCCGCGGTGCTCTCCGAGCTGCAGAAGAAGCTGTCCCCCTTCCGCCACGAGTTCCGCGACGGCACCCACTTCGAGCTCGCCTTCGGGCACCTGGATGGGTACTCGGCCGCGTACTACACGTACCTCTGGTCCTCCGTCATCGCGAAGGACCTGGAGTCGAAGTTCCAGGAGGCCGGCTACCTGGACCGCGACACGGCCATGCACTACCGCAAGACGGTGCTGGAGCCCGGCGGCTCCAAGCCCGCCGCGGAGCTGGTGAAGGACTTCCTCGGCCGGCCGTACGCCTTCGAGGCCTACCGCGCGTACCTCGACGGCGCCCCGAAGACGACGGGCACCGCGAAGGAAACGAAGTAA
- a CDS encoding tetratricopeptide repeat protein, whose product MAKESYRAQWERSRAYLETGDLGLALQELRDALTLAPDDAALWEEIFNLSLLGGLTQNALAAALRLRKLEPENPNFIGLHAMAALLAGKLAEALPLFEEVLQRDPESVEARRQLARALDVAGQHGRVRTLLEEAVARAPTDTGAPNDLAVHYLEHVPQEGPALAARVLAPVLEAHPTDPTTHFNLALALRLGEPAKARHHAEQVLQGNDKELRTKAQQLLTMIPA is encoded by the coding sequence TGGCGAAGGAGTCCTACCGCGCGCAGTGGGAACGCTCGCGGGCGTATCTGGAGACGGGGGACCTGGGGCTCGCGCTCCAGGAGCTGCGGGACGCGCTGACGCTGGCGCCGGACGACGCGGCCCTCTGGGAGGAGATCTTCAACCTGTCGCTGCTCGGGGGGCTCACGCAGAACGCCCTGGCCGCCGCGCTGCGCTTGCGGAAGCTGGAGCCGGAGAACCCCAACTTCATCGGCCTGCACGCCATGGCCGCGCTGCTCGCTGGCAAGCTGGCGGAGGCCCTGCCCCTCTTCGAAGAGGTGCTTCAGCGCGACCCGGAGTCGGTGGAGGCCCGCCGGCAGCTCGCGCGGGCGCTGGACGTCGCGGGCCAGCACGGCCGGGTGCGCACGCTGCTGGAAGAGGCCGTCGCGCGAGCGCCCACGGACACGGGCGCGCCCAACGACCTGGCGGTGCACTACCTGGAGCACGTTCCCCAGGAGGGCCCGGCGCTCGCAGCACGCGTGCTGGCCCCGGTGCTGGAGGCGCATCCGACGGACCCCACCACGCACTTCAACCTGGCGCTGGCGCTGCGCCTGGGGGAGCCGGCGAAGGCCCGCCACCACGCGGAGCAGGTCCTCCAGGGCAATGACAAGGAGCTGCGCACGAAGGCCCAGCAGCTGCTGACGATGATTCCGGCCTGA
- a CDS encoding CAP domain-containing protein, producing the protein MALPVSRRGLAVLLLAPLLGCGSTASAQRPVSSSTKQAAANAAARKVPSATPAPPEGTRKPTPSAAELKRDMVAAHNEARAKASRPTPKPALPALTWSDEAARKAEAYVKECRFEHNPDRGTFGENLAAATPDTWTTAQVVKGWADESADYDHASGKCKPGKMCGHYTQVVWRTTKAVGCATRLCTKNSPFGGNVKTWQLWVCNYAPPGNWVGEKPY; encoded by the coding sequence ATGGCTCTTCCTGTGTCCCGTCGCGGGCTCGCCGTGTTGCTGCTGGCCCCGCTGCTCGGCTGTGGCTCCACCGCGAGCGCGCAGCGCCCGGTGTCCTCTTCCACGAAGCAGGCCGCGGCCAACGCCGCCGCGCGCAAGGTCCCCTCTGCCACGCCCGCGCCGCCGGAGGGCACGCGCAAGCCGACGCCCTCCGCCGCGGAGCTGAAGCGCGACATGGTGGCCGCGCACAACGAGGCGCGAGCGAAGGCCTCACGGCCCACGCCGAAGCCGGCGCTGCCCGCGCTCACCTGGTCCGACGAGGCGGCGCGCAAGGCGGAGGCCTACGTGAAGGAGTGCCGCTTCGAGCACAACCCGGACCGGGGCACCTTCGGAGAGAACCTGGCCGCCGCGACGCCGGACACCTGGACCACCGCGCAGGTGGTGAAGGGCTGGGCGGACGAGTCCGCCGACTACGACCACGCCAGCGGCAAGTGCAAGCCCGGGAAGATGTGCGGGCACTACACGCAGGTGGTGTGGCGCACCACGAAAGCGGTGGGCTGCGCGACGCGGCTGTGCACGAAGAACTCGCCCTTCGGCGGGAACGTGAAGACGTGGCAGCTCTGGGTGTGCAACTACGCGCCGCCGGGCAACTGGGTGGGCGAGAAGCCCTACTGA
- a CDS encoding DUF1592 domain-containing protein: MGLAAAAVVLAVSCNGTPPKARVLPGPDAPGPTDPQDAQCRAAARDPGRVTLHRLNRAEYNNTVRDLLGDTGSPASDFPPDDHGFGFDNNADVLSMSPLLMEKYSHAAQALVEAAWARGAFGACVLDPAKPEACARQLLKTFARRAWRRPVTAEEVERLVAFVTLARQQGDAPEVGVKLALRAVLVSPHFLFRVELDPSPASTAPHPVSDLELASRLSYFLWSSMPDEALLQVAEGGHLHEPEVLEAQVRRMLADPKARALVDNFAGQWLYTRALDSAQPVSRYGFDEPLRDAMRQEMQLVFQEFVTGDHRLKDLLDAPFTYVNDRLATHYGLPMPGTQTMTRVELTGHPERAGLFGKGSLLTVTANPDRTSPVKRGVWVLEQLLCKAPPPPPPDAGGLAPAVDPTLNIKARMAEHRANPGCSGCHALMDPLGFGMENFDPVGRWRTKEEGGAQVDASGELPGGKTFQGVVELRAVVKEDPDLSACMTRHLLTYALGRGAEEEDRCTVRDISQQAEGRGGRLTDYILAIVRSDAFLRRRGEAEAPKP; this comes from the coding sequence GTGGGCCTCGCGGCGGCGGCGGTGGTGCTGGCCGTGAGCTGCAACGGGACGCCTCCCAAGGCGCGGGTGCTGCCGGGGCCGGACGCGCCCGGTCCCACGGATCCGCAGGACGCGCAGTGCCGTGCGGCGGCGCGCGACCCGGGCCGCGTCACGCTGCACCGCCTCAACCGCGCTGAATACAACAACACCGTGCGCGACCTCCTGGGCGACACGGGCTCGCCCGCGAGCGACTTCCCGCCGGACGACCACGGCTTCGGCTTCGACAACAACGCGGACGTGCTCAGCATGTCCCCGCTGCTGATGGAGAAGTACTCGCACGCGGCGCAAGCGCTGGTGGAGGCCGCGTGGGCGCGAGGCGCGTTCGGCGCCTGCGTGCTCGACCCCGCCAAACCGGAGGCGTGCGCGCGCCAGCTGTTGAAGACCTTCGCGCGCCGCGCCTGGCGCCGGCCCGTCACCGCCGAGGAGGTGGAGCGGCTGGTCGCGTTCGTCACGCTGGCCCGGCAGCAGGGGGACGCGCCGGAGGTGGGCGTGAAGCTGGCGCTGCGCGCGGTGCTGGTGTCGCCCCACTTCCTCTTCCGCGTGGAGCTGGACCCCTCTCCCGCGTCCACCGCGCCGCACCCGGTGAGCGACCTGGAGCTGGCCAGCCGCCTGTCCTACTTCCTCTGGAGCAGCATGCCGGACGAGGCGTTGTTGCAGGTGGCGGAGGGCGGCCACCTGCACGAGCCGGAGGTGCTGGAGGCGCAGGTGCGGCGCATGCTGGCGGACCCCAAGGCCCGCGCGCTGGTGGACAACTTCGCGGGCCAGTGGCTCTACACGCGCGCGTTGGACTCCGCGCAGCCGGTGTCGCGCTACGGCTTCGACGAACCGCTGCGGGACGCCATGCGCCAGGAGATGCAGCTCGTCTTCCAGGAGTTCGTCACCGGCGACCACCGCCTCAAGGACCTGCTGGACGCGCCCTTCACCTACGTGAACGACCGGCTGGCCACGCACTACGGCCTGCCCATGCCGGGCACCCAGACAATGACGCGCGTGGAGCTGACGGGCCACCCGGAGCGCGCGGGCCTCTTCGGGAAGGGCTCGCTGCTCACCGTCACCGCCAACCCGGACCGCACGTCGCCGGTGAAGCGCGGCGTCTGGGTGCTGGAGCAGCTGCTGTGCAAGGCGCCGCCCCCGCCACCGCCCGACGCGGGCGGGCTGGCCCCGGCGGTGGACCCTACGCTCAACATCAAGGCGCGCATGGCGGAGCACCGCGCGAACCCGGGCTGCTCGGGCTGTCACGCGCTGATGGATCCGCTGGGCTTCGGCATGGAGAACTTCGACCCGGTGGGCCGCTGGCGCACGAAGGAGGAAGGCGGCGCGCAGGTGGACGCCAGCGGGGAGCTGCCCGGGGGCAAGACGTTCCAGGGCGTGGTGGAGCTGCGCGCGGTGGTGAAAGAGGACCCGGACCTGTCCGCGTGCATGACCCGGCACCTGCTCACCTACGCGCTGGGGCGCGGCGCGGAGGAAGAGGACCGCTGCACCGTGCGCGACATCTCCCAGCAGGCCGAAGGCCGGGGCGGACGGCTCACCGACTACATCCTCGCCATCGTCCGCAGCGACGCGTTCCTGCGGCGGCGCGGCGAGGCGGAGGCACCCAAGCCATGA
- a CDS encoding DUF1552 domain-containing protein, with protein sequence MNRTPVLSRRTLLRGMGALMALPLLDVMRPRTARAATPAPRRFVAFYTPCGIHMPKWTPGGEGADYSLTPTLASLAPVKGDVLVLSGLDNLPGRPDGDGHHAAATAAFLSCVKARKTEGTNIRTGISMDQVLANAVGKATRYPSLELGIDQGRGIGNCDSGYACPYANNIAWAGPSTPVPKETKPRAAFERLFADFDPNATQEELAKRKAYGLSIIDAVRDDAKALQGKLGTTDRSKLDEYFTGVRELELRVNAMDGAGPTCGTAVEPADNEDVREKTKAMLDLIVLAFQCDLTRTCTFMLGNARSQRVYSFLGLSGEHHAYSHHQRAQANYDALAKIDKWEVEQYAYLLQRMKGVQEEGGTLLDHSAVYFSSEIADGNMHEHKNLPILLAGRAGGAIAPGRHVRYPGQPLANLYIALLNMFGVPATTFGDDGTGPLSGLGA encoded by the coding sequence ATGAACCGCACCCCTGTCCTGTCCCGCCGGACGCTCCTGCGTGGCATGGGCGCGCTGATGGCGCTGCCCCTGCTGGACGTCATGCGCCCGCGCACGGCCCGCGCCGCCACGCCGGCCCCGCGCCGCTTCGTGGCCTTCTACACGCCCTGCGGCATCCACATGCCCAAGTGGACGCCCGGCGGCGAGGGCGCGGACTACTCGCTGACGCCCACGCTCGCGTCGCTGGCGCCGGTGAAGGGCGACGTGCTGGTGCTGAGCGGGCTGGACAACCTGCCCGGCCGGCCTGACGGCGACGGTCACCACGCCGCCGCGACGGCCGCGTTCCTGTCCTGCGTGAAGGCGCGCAAGACGGAGGGCACCAACATCCGCACCGGCATCTCCATGGACCAGGTGCTGGCGAACGCGGTGGGCAAGGCCACGCGCTACCCGTCGCTGGAGCTGGGCATCGACCAGGGCCGGGGCATCGGCAACTGCGACTCCGGCTACGCGTGCCCGTACGCGAACAACATCGCGTGGGCGGGGCCGTCCACGCCCGTGCCCAAGGAGACGAAGCCCCGCGCGGCCTTCGAGCGGCTGTTCGCGGACTTCGACCCGAACGCCACGCAGGAGGAGCTGGCGAAGCGCAAGGCGTACGGCCTGAGCATCATCGACGCCGTGCGCGACGACGCGAAGGCGCTCCAGGGGAAGCTGGGTACCACCGACCGCAGCAAGCTGGACGAGTACTTCACCGGCGTGCGCGAGCTGGAGCTGCGCGTGAACGCGATGGACGGCGCCGGCCCCACGTGCGGCACCGCCGTGGAGCCCGCGGACAACGAGGACGTGCGCGAGAAGACGAAGGCGATGCTGGACCTCATCGTGCTCGCGTTCCAGTGCGACCTGACCCGCACGTGCACCTTCATGCTGGGCAACGCGCGCAGCCAGCGCGTGTATTCGTTCCTGGGGCTGTCCGGTGAGCACCACGCGTACTCGCACCACCAGCGGGCCCAGGCCAACTACGACGCGCTGGCGAAGATCGACAAGTGGGAGGTGGAGCAGTACGCGTACCTCCTCCAGCGCATGAAGGGCGTGCAGGAGGAGGGCGGGACGCTGCTGGACCACAGCGCCGTGTACTTCTCCAGTGAGATCGCCGACGGCAACATGCACGAGCACAAGAACCTGCCCATCCTGCTCGCGGGCCGCGCGGGGGGCGCCATCGCGCCGGGGCGGCACGTGCGCTACCCCGGCCAGCCGCTGGCGAACCTCTACATCGCGCTGCTCAACATGTTCGGCGTGCCCGCGACGACCTTCGGGGACGACGGCACGGGGCCCCTGTCCGGCCTCGGCGCGTAG